In Gadus chalcogrammus isolate NIFS_2021 chromosome 11, NIFS_Gcha_1.0, whole genome shotgun sequence, a single window of DNA contains:
- the si:dkey-92i15.4 gene encoding uncharacterized protein si:dkey-92i15.4 yields the protein MLPDMDMPLLSNPVSEYNKRETGAHVIVDSESALFYRLTRSAGNKRVMPADKYRSHNKYFTERDDPIPGMNRQDHILCRNPAWPANRSGIVTVSADRQTLSSDLISQNYSESQAPCVRGRTEWRRDFLPSRSRSLDWREAVPCPAQASRTGPLTLTSGYQAGLVSNRSGSLERGGPRDRARAMVTGGRVMARANSLNSGGLANGHGERISVGRNLEPRRGLSGYAMEKCEWGQSLPVRIGGGQSIWERIEKLYPSQEPSKTKGFVRTKCLSIPIGDWPLYGGEGRPTTARGEALSPNSSSSMDNPTTYQSRLCYEGGSGGTFPRCFSRGATSSLELQQNGKSSSSSPDSKSSSFNSEESIPSVSPVPDYTWRRTSGRQWQSMLLEGRSVQWDRGTKQLGTRSLDRRTANFTKTWAVQEAGLVPCAIRQPQPPLEEESSVPSPNEPGHTDGRAGRSEEENGTADAVEGRGGVETAGGTSHRVSSAELRMRSTEPEEEKKRKEMQSDARMLGEKMTDREGNGAVESSSVAEDVFDSGAPHIAFGPTVKKAAPQKLIIPSAASVRNKIHQFESLSQRAVGSAAGQFPKPTRTFSVPVQPSWVSEGVRRSASEKALSRLKGKREEVGEGTRYEDKRREEEENISEGSSGRRRQGSLDRIQSENQEKSQVAQRSLNQRFEFMEEVGKGINSRDVDVVESRDVEVFGKYSMPKNEMEIPLNRHARSKLYIDETDVCKARPSRGDATSTLTLNLLHHLDPSLRSPELMGDQNQSILGMSSDVGDGDNTPTNIPLDWPFLSHHPLPGHSSPTSTTTIDGQDERGYIASEIYEQTHSTPEPSPYRSLVDLAPPVATDPHRKGKKRNEDLKAWVASVNQKIEGWSDDDEEYDDDDDDDDDGTEKGDDSNYDSDSADSSLTITSNMSQSDRRSFSVSLADLCNFGGVDYESGSESQGCLPGRRSASLSSDTSAFSCVSVMPTEELDRLLADVRSLDEDSLQNYNDVVVVVLHKDIGVGLGFSMAGGADQNKPITVHKVFPLGAAAQEGSMRAGYQVLSINGTTLCGSGHWEATRTLRKAKIRGMGVVVLKRRGVLAPSAGREGVDELDSALVQSRDPGQRVCVQLEKQSRDLGFSLEGGVGSSLGDKPLSIQKVFQGGPASQVLPGDEVVEINGVDTTGMRRLQVWTFIKNLPPGPVDVILRRPLTTLHT from the exons ACATGCCTCTGCTCTCCAATCCTGTGAGTGAGTACAATAAGAGGGAGACTGGAGCCCATGTCATAGTTGACTCTGAAAGTGCTCTCTTCTACAGACTCACGCGCAGTGCAGGCAACAAGAGAGTCATGCCAGCAGACAAGTACCGGAGCCACAATAAGTATTTTACTGAGAGGGACGACCCAATCCCTGGCATGAACAGGCAAGATCACATCCTTTGTAGAAATCCAGCCTGGCCTGCCAATCGATCTGGTATCGTTACTGTAAGCGCGGACAGGCAAACATTGTCGTCTGACTTGATAAGCCAGAATTACTCTGAAAGCCAGGCACCTTGCGTACGGGGAAGGACTGAGTGGAGGAGGGATTTCCTACCAAGCAGGAGCAGAAGCTTGGACTGGAGGGAAGCAGTCCCCTGCCCGGCCCAGGCCTCAAGGACCGGACCTCTGACACTTACTTCAGGTTACCAAGCAGGCCTGGTTAGCAACAGGTCCGGGAGTTTGGAGAGAGGAGGCcccagagacagagccagagccatGGTCACTGGGGGCCGTGTCATGGCAAGAGCCAATTCTCTTAACTCTGGCGGTTTGGCCAATGGCCATGGAGAGAGAATCTCAGTGGGAAGAAATCTAGAACCAAGAAGGGGACTTTCGGGCTATGCTATGGAGAAATGTGAATGGGGCCAATCTCTCCCCGTCAGGATAGGAGGAGGCCAGAGTATCTGGGAGAGAATTGAGAAGCTCTACCCCTCCCAGGAGCCCAGTAAAACTAAGGGATTTGTTCGTACGAAGTGCCTATCAATCCCTATTGGAGACTGGCCACTGTATGGTGGAGAAGGACGTCCCACTACAGCTAGAGGCGAGGCATTGAGCCCTaattcctcttcctccatggaTAACCCTACTACCTATCAAAGTCGACTGTGCTATGAGGGGGGATCAGGGGGGACGTTCCCTAGATGTTTCTCAAGGGGAGCAACAAGCAGCCTTGAGTTACAGCAAAACGGTaaatcctcttcatcatcacctgATAGTAAAAGCTCAAGCTTCAATTCAGAAGAGTCGATACCTTCAGTGTCTCCAGTGCCAGATTATACTTGGAGGAGAACCTCAGGGAGGCAGTGGCAGAGTATGCTCCTAGAGGGACGTAGCGTTCAGTGGGACAGAGGCACAAAACAGTTAGGCACCAGGTCTCTGGACAGACGCACAGCCAATTTCACTAAGACGTGGGCTGTGCAAGAAGCGGGACTTGTGCCCTGTGCCATCAGACAACCACAACCTCCCCTAGAGGAGGAGTCTTCAGTTCCCTCCCCGAACGAGCCCGGACATACGGatgggagggcagggaggagtgaggaggagaatggGACAGCAGACGCCGTTGAAGGCAGAGGTGGTGTGGAAACAGCAGGCGGGACAAGCCACAGAGTGAGCAGCGCTGAGCTGAGAATGAGGTCAACGGAaccagaagaagaaaagaaaagaaaagagatgCAGAGTGATGCCAGAATGCTTGGAGAGAAAATGACAGACAGGGAAGGAAATGGAGCAGTGGAAAGTAGCAGCGTGGCCGAGGACGTGTTTGACTCAGGCGCTCCACACATCGCCTTCGGACCCACGGTGAAGAAGGCAGCGCCTCAGAAGCTGATCATTCCCTCGGCGGCCAGCGTGAGGAATAAGATCCACCAGTTTGAGAGTCTGAGTCAGAGAGCTGTGGGCTCCGCCGCCGGCCAGTTCCCCAAGCCCACCAGGACCTTCTCCGTTCCAGTCCAGCCCAGTTGGGTCAGTGAGGGGGTGAGAAGGAGTGCATCAGAAAAAGCGTTGAGCAGGCtcaagggaaagagggaggaggttGGAGAGGGGACAAGGTATGAGGataaaaggagagaggaggaagaaaacaTATCAGAGGGCAGCTCAGGGAGACGCAGACAAGGGAGTCTGGACAGGATTCAAAGTGAGAATCAAGAGAAGTCTCAAGTTGCACAGAGAAGCTTGAACCAGAGGTTTGAATTTATGGAGGAGGTAGGAAAAGGAATAAACAGCAGAGATGTTGACGTCGTTGAAAGCAGAGACGTGGAGGTTTTTGGTAAATATTCAATGCCAAAGAATGAAATGGAGATCCCTTTGAACAGACACGCCAGAAGCAAATTATACATAGATGAGACAGATGTCTGCAAAGCCAGGCCAAGTAGGGGAGATGCTACCTCCACTCTTACATTAAACCTTCTTCATCACCTTGACCCCTCCCTCAGGAGTCCAGAGCTAATGGGGGATCAGAACCAATCTATCTTAGGCATGTCTTCCGATGTCGGCGACGGGGACAATACTCCGACCAACATTCCCCTGGACTGGCCTTTCCTCTCACACCACCCACTGCCAGGACATTCCAGTcccactagcaccaccaccattgATGGACAAGATGAGAGAGGTTACATTGCCTCTGAAATCTATGAGCAGACACATTCAACACCAGAGCCAAGCCCATACAGGAGCCTCGTGGATCTGGCCCCTCCTGTCGCCACGGATCCCCATCGCAAGGGGAAGAAACGGAACGAGGACCTGAAAGCCTGGGTGGCCAGCGTGAACCAGAAGATTGAGGGCTGGAGCGACGATGATGAGgagtatgatgatgatgatgatgatgatgatgatggcacaGAGAAAGGTGATGATTCCAACTATGATTCAGACTCGGCAGACTCCTCATTGACTATAACCAGTAACATGAGCCAATCGGATCGCAGGAGCTTCTCTGTGAG CCTTGCAGACCTGTGTAACTTCGGCGGAGTGGACTACGAGTCCGGGAGTGAGAGTCAGGGGTGTCTCCCCGGGCGTCGCTCGGCCTCCCTGAGTTCCGACACCTCGGCATTCTCCTGCGTGTCAGTGATGCCCACCGAGGAGCTGGACCGCCTCCTGGCTGACGTCAGGAGCCTGGACGAGGACTCTCTGCAG AACTACAacgacgtggtggtggtggtcctccATAAGGACATCGGAGTAGGGCTGGGTTTCAGCATGGCAGGAGGAGCAGACCAGAACAAGCCAATCACG GTGCACAAAGTATTCCCCCTTGGGGCTGCAGCCCAGGAGGGCTCCATGCGGGCTGGTTACCAGGTCCTGTCCATCAACGGCACAACCCTCTGTGGCTCGGGACACTGGGAGGCCACCCGGACCCTGAGGAAGGCCAAGATccgggggatgggggtggtggtcctgAAGAGAAGAGGGGTCCTTGCTCCCTCTGCAGGAAGAGAGGGGGTGGATGAGCTAGACAGTGCTCTGGTTCAATCCAGAGACCCAG gtcagcgtgtgtgtgttcagttggAAAAGCAGAGCAGGGACCTGGGGTTCAGCCTGGAGGGCGGAGTGGGCTCCAGCCTTGGGGACAAGCCGCTCAGCATACAGAAGGTCTTTCAGG GGGGTCCAGCTAGTCAGGTGCTTCCTGGGGACGAGGTGGTGGAGATTAATGGTGTGGACACCACAGGAATGAGACGCCTACAGGTCTGGACCTTCATCAAGAACCTGCCCCCTGGCCCTGTGGATGTTATACTGCGCCGTCCTTTAACGACATTGCATACATAA